In a genomic window of Akkermansiaceae bacterium:
- the cysD gene encoding sulfate adenylyltransferase subunit CysD has protein sequence MSNYTLSHLDHLESEAIYILRETAAQFENPVLLFSGGKDSIVMAHLAYKAFAPAKIPFVLMHVDTGHNFPETMVFRDQFVEKIGARLVVASVQKSIDDGRVTEEKGVNASRNGLQTVTLLDGIEQYQFDAALGGGRRDEEKARAKERFFSHRDDFGTWDPKNQRPELWNILNGRKHHGEHFRVFPISNWTEMDVWQYIKKENIELPNLYFSHEREVFERNGSLLAVTEFVTVQDHEVVEKRIVRFRTIGDATCTGAVESPAADIDAVIQEVASARQTERGTRSDDKRSETAMEDRKKEGYF, from the coding sequence ATGTCGAACTACACCTTGAGCCATCTGGACCACCTGGAGTCCGAGGCAATTTACATCCTACGCGAAACCGCCGCACAGTTTGAGAATCCGGTCCTGTTGTTTTCGGGCGGCAAGGATTCCATCGTGATGGCGCATCTCGCCTACAAGGCATTCGCTCCCGCCAAGATCCCCTTTGTCCTGATGCATGTGGATACGGGACATAATTTCCCTGAGACGATGGTTTTCCGCGACCAGTTTGTGGAAAAAATCGGTGCCCGGCTGGTTGTCGCCAGTGTGCAGAAATCGATCGACGATGGCCGTGTCACCGAAGAAAAGGGAGTCAACGCAAGCCGTAACGGGCTGCAAACCGTCACCCTGCTCGACGGCATCGAGCAATACCAGTTTGATGCCGCCCTCGGCGGTGGCCGTCGCGATGAGGAGAAGGCGCGCGCCAAGGAACGCTTCTTTTCGCACCGTGATGACTTCGGCACCTGGGACCCGAAAAACCAACGTCCTGAACTTTGGAACATCCTCAACGGCCGTAAACACCACGGCGAACACTTCCGCGTGTTTCCTATCTCTAACTGGACCGAGATGGATGTCTGGCAATACATCAAAAAAGAAAACATCGAGCTGCCCAACCTCTATTTCTCACACGAGCGCGAGGTCTTTGAGCGCAATGGCTCGCTGCTCGCCGTGACGGAGTTCGTGACGGTCCAGGACCATGAGGTCGTTGAAAAAAGGATCGTCCGCTTCCGTACGATTGGTGACGCCACCTGCACGGGTGCCGTCGAGTCACCGGCGGCGGATATAGATGCCGTCATCCAGGAGGTCGCATCCGCCCGCCAGACCGAACGTGGCACACGGTCTGACGACAAACGATCCGAAACAGCGATGGAGGACCGCAAAAAAGAAGGCTATTTTTAG
- the cysC gene encoding adenylyl-sulfate kinase gives MKRSENNIHPEFDRQISRECKETLLGQKGLVVWLYGISGSGKSTIAIAAEKVLHKQGRMTTILDGDNLRTGLNKHLGFSDDDRRENIRRAANVAKIFAEQGIVTLVSVITPRHELRDLARDIIGDDYFEVFVKASYDVCEQRDVKGLYAKAAIGEIANFTGKDSAFEEPTSPDLVIETEDQSVEDSVFVLLEAVRDRISV, from the coding sequence ATGAAAAGATCAGAAAACAACATCCATCCGGAATTCGACCGGCAGATATCCCGGGAGTGCAAAGAGACGCTCCTTGGTCAAAAGGGTCTGGTGGTCTGGCTGTATGGTATCTCCGGCTCGGGCAAGTCAACCATCGCCATTGCGGCGGAAAAAGTGCTGCACAAGCAGGGCCGGATGACCACGATCCTCGACGGCGACAACCTGCGCACCGGTCTGAACAAGCACCTTGGGTTTTCCGACGATGACCGGCGTGAGAACATCCGCCGCGCTGCCAATGTGGCGAAGATCTTCGCCGAGCAGGGAATTGTTACCCTGGTTTCCGTGATCACACCGCGCCATGAGTTGCGCGATCTGGCCCGGGATATCATCGGCGATGATTACTTCGAGGTCTTTGTGAAGGCCAGCTATGATGTCTGTGAACAGCGCGATGTGAAGGGACTCTACGCTAAAGCGGCCATCGGTGAGATTGCCAACTTCACCGGTAAGGACAGCGCCTTCGAAGAGCCCACCTCACCTGATCTGGTGATTGAGACCGAAGACCAGTCTGTCGAGGACAGCGTTTTTGTACTGCTTGAAGCCGTCAGGGACAGGATTTCCGTCTAA